The Phacochoerus africanus isolate WHEZ1 chromosome 15, ROS_Pafr_v1, whole genome shotgun sequence genome has a segment encoding these proteins:
- the DCLRE1A gene encoding DNA cross-link repair 1A protein, whose translation MFEDTFLEEDTFLEKDTFLEEDIWEYKSKRKPKSVHSNNCSENIPKSVEKATDGKYQSKRNRNKKRTVEAKDKVRTPEMCLGETNSQTSVASSQNSSCEDGIQQCQDRETTPRKTHKNKHVSPKVRPVYDGYCPNCQMPFSSLLGQTPRWHVFECLDSLPVSKTECPDGLQCSSTIPSHYKKYTHLLLARSRAGYSPLRGPGESYSESHSGFLRSLEEGWSLCQNQTENFKNVSTDPLLVTQCLKTSQSPTETNKKSSSSTNIHTSQQAPQLTEPVKNDKWVGVGLPLAEKLDSPNSPEHGKSPLPENDLSDCEISYSPLQSDEETYDTYERLDDSQQELCFTESSKDGSLEEDDSSSTLFKKRRDSFLKDLEGSCPEVGSFLPQDKYNEELYKCSHTQNNSPQLTFQKKSIILRDDPAYTAEDFMLFPPAFTERFTSPSYQATKAKQKPEFHSSQSNQEKRVLEESAVYNQLPLPLLKSKVSNAFESQGGECHSFHPTQSKIRGLSSKNSHAKNKTNSAYSCRKALDGLLDSKVTALSTEIFSGTPAAAKSLKILPPGPRCNAADPSTKAMKQTDIGVYFGLPPKRKEEKLPEESALGRMNLSTLVSPNEKRSRQYKRKAEKSLSDLELEAKNLNEGQPSVELSSRRSQRQRKRLKKSDSLQEGVHQKRSGHLDKTESGTVNLNKDRVLTKSTHSRLQRGNTKTSESSNAGKLRKRTCPFYKKIPGTGFTVDAFQYGVVEGCTAYFLTHFHSDHYAGLSKNFTFPVYCSEVTGNLLKSKLHVQEQYIHPLPIDTECVVNGVKVVLLDANHCPGAVMVLFYLPNGHVILHTGDFRADPTMERSLLAGQKVHTLYLDTTYCSPEYSFPSQQEVIQFAINTAFEAVTLNPRTLVVCGTYSIGKEKVFLAIADVLGSKVGMSKEKYNTLRCLNIPEINSFITTDMCNSLVHLLPMMQINFKGLQNHLKKFGGKYNQILAFRPTGWTHSNKLTSIADVLPQTKGNISIYGIPYSEHSSYPEMKRFVQWLKPRLIIPTVNVGTVKSRRMMEKYFKEWQLEAGY comes from the exons ATGTTTGAAGACACTTTTTTGGAAGAAGACACTTTTTTGGAAAAAGACACTTTTTTGGAAGAAGACATCTGGGAGTacaaatccaaaagaaaacctaaatcAGTACATTCAAATAATTGCTCTGAGAATATTCCAAAATCTGTTGAAAAAGCAACAGATGGAAAGTACCAATCAAAacgaaacagaaataaaaaaagaactgtagAAGCTAAAGACAAAGTGAGGACCCCGGAAATGTGCCTTGGAGAAACAAACAGTCAGACTTCTGTAGCTTCTAGTCAGAATTCTAGTTGCGAAGATGGTATTCAGCAGTGCCAAGACAGGGAGACCACACCAAGAAAGactcacaaaaacaaacatgtgtCTCCGAAGGTACGGCCAGTTTATGATGGATACTGTCCAAACTGCCAGATGCCTTTTTCATCCTTGCTAGGTCAAACACCTCGATGGCATGTTTTTGAATGTTTGGATTCCCTACCAGTCTCTAAAACAG AGTGTCCTGATGGTCTTCAGTGTTCCTCCACAATCCCTTCTCATTACAAGAAGTACACTCACCTCCTGCTAGCTCGGAGCAGGGCTGGTTATAGTCCTTTGAGAGGCCCAGGTGAGAGTTACAGTGAGAGTCATTCAGGTTTTCTCCGTAGCCTTGAGGAAGGATGGTCTCTGTGTCAGAATCaaacagaaaactttaaaaatgtttcgaCTGATCCCTTGTTGGTGACGCAGTGTCTGAAAACATCTCAGTCTCCAACTGAAACCAATAAAAAGAGTTCCTCTTCAACAAATATCCACACTTCCCAGCAAGCCCCACAACTCACAGAACCTGTTAAAAATGACAAATGGGTAGGAGTTGGTTTGCCTCTTGCTGAAAAATTAGACAGCCCAAACAGCCCAGAACACGGAAAGTCGCCACTGCCAGAAAATGACTTGAGCGACTGTGAAATCTCCTATTCCCCACTTCAGAGTGATGAAGAAACTTACGATACGTATGAAAGGCTGGATGATTCACAACAGGAATTGTGTTTTACCGAAAGCTCTAAAGATGGCAGCCTAGAAGAAGATGACAGCAGCTCCACTTTGTTTAAAAAACGTCGAGATTCTTTCCTAAAGGACCTGGAGGGCAGCTGCCCGGAAGTGGGTAGCTTCCTACCTCAGGATAAATACAACGAAGAATTGTATAAATGCAGCCACACTCAGAACAACTCACCTCAACTTACTTTCCAAAAGAAGAGTATTATTTTACGTGATGATCCAGCATATACTGCTGAGGATTTTATGCTGTTTCCACCTGCCTTCACAGAGAGGTTTACTTCTCCTAGTTACCAAGCCACTAAAGCAAAGCAAAAGCCAGAATTCCACTCATCTCAGTCAAATCAAGAGAAACGGGTACTTGAAGAATCAGCTGTTTACAATCAACTTCCTCTTCCATTACTTAAGAGTAAAGTGTCAAACGCTTTTGAAAGCCAGGGAGGAGAGTGTCATTCTTTCCACCCAACCCAAAGTAAAATTAGAGGATTATCAAGTAAGAATTCTCATGCTAAGAACAAGACCAACTCAGCATATTCCTGCAGAAAGGCATTAGATGGTTTACTAGACAGTAAAGTTACAGCTTTAAGTACAGAGATATTTTCCGGTACACCTGCAGCTGCCAAGTCTTTGAAAATATTGCCACCTGGCCCTAGGTGTAATGCAGCAGACCCTTCCACTAAGGCAATGAAGCAAACAGATATAGGTGTGTACTTCGGACTACcacccaaaagaaaagaagagaaattgcCGGAGGAAAGTGCATTAGGAAGGATGAACTTAAGTACACTTGTAAGTCCTAATGAAAAGAGGTCTCGGCAGTAtaagaggaaagcagaaaaatcTTTAAGCGATTTAGAATTAGAGGCAAAGAATTTAAATGAGGGCCAGCCCTCTGTGGAACTTTCTAGTAGGAGGTCCCAGCGTCAACGAAAGAGACTTAAGAAGTCAGATTCACTGCAGGAAGGAGTACATCAGAAGAGGTCAGGTCACCTTGACAAGACAGAGTCTGGAACAGTCAATTTAAATAAAGACAGAGTCTTGACAAAATCAACTCATAGCAGGCTGCAAAGAGGAAACACGAAAACCTCGGAATCATCTAATgcaggaaaattaagaaaaaggacaTGTCCATTCTATAAGAAAATACCTG GAACTGGCTTTACTGTGGATGCTTTTCAGTATGGAGTGGTTGAAGGTTGCACAGCCTATTTTCTCACACATTTCCATTCTGATCATTACGCGGGATTGTCTAAAAACTTCACCTTTCCTGTTTATTGTAGTGAG GTAACTGGCAATTTGTTGAAGAGCAAACTTCACGTGCAAGAACAGTATATCCATCCGTTGCCAATAGACACTGAATGTGTGGTGAATGGAGTCAAGGTAGTTTTGCTAGATGCCAATCA CTGTCCAGGTGCTGTCATGGTCCTCTTTTACCTTCCTAATGGTCACGTCATATTACACACCGGAGACTTCAGAGCAGATCCCACCATGGAACGTTCTCTTCTTGCTGGCCAGAAAGTCCACACGCTTTACCTAGATACAAC ATACTGCAGCCCAGAATACTCCTTTCCGTCTCAGCAAGAGGTTATCCAGTTTGCCATCAACACCGCCTTTGAGGCTGTAACTCTAAACCCACGTACTCTTGTTGTCTGCGGCACTTACTCTATTGGAAAAGAGAAAGTCTTCTTAG CCATTGCTGATGTTTTAGGTTCAAAAGTTGGCATgtccaaagaaaaatataacacatTACGGTGCCTCAATATACCAGAAATTAATTCCTTCATCACTACAGACATGTGCAATTCACTCGTTCACCTTCTCCCAATGATGCAAATTAATTTTAAG GGTTTACAGAATCATCTGAAGAAGTTTGGTGGGAAATACAATCAGATTTTGGCTTTTCGACCTACAGGATGGACGCATTCTAATAAGTTAACTAGCATAGCAGATGTTCTTCCCCAGACCAAAGGAAACATTTCAATATATG GGATCCCTTATAGTGAACACAGCAGCTACCCAGAGATGAAACGTTTCGTTCAGTGGCTGAAGCCGCGGTTAATCATACCTACTGTGAACGTTGGCACTGTGAAATCTAGGAGAATgatggagaaatattttaaagagtggCAATTGGAAGCTGGATATTGA